From a single Anoplolepis gracilipes chromosome 3, ASM4749672v1, whole genome shotgun sequence genomic region:
- the LOC140663536 gene encoding uncharacterized protein encodes MTIQQILGTSDGFLIDSLAVWSHDSPTRQLICNRHALGLWLRSGSISFFTSFREKHANRPGIIHDLEMMADAKNTEDFVDVSEKLQGKTKMDVFKNLDALFGGVVIGFTLGRENEFQLRGA; translated from the exons ATGACGATTCAGCAGATATTGGGAACGTCCGACGGATTCCTAATTGACAGTCTCGCAGTGTGGAGCCACGATTCGCCGACACGTCAGTTGATCTGCAATC GTCACGCGCTTGGCTTATGGCTCCGAAGTGGCTCCATATCCTTTTTCACCTCGTTTCGAGAGAAACATGCAAACAGACCAG GTATTATACATGACTTGGAAATGATGGCCGATGCAAAAAATACTGAAGATTTCGTAGACGTGTCGGAGAAGTTGCAAGGAAAGACGAAGATGgatgtgtttaaaaatttagatgcTCTATTCGGAGGCGTTGTAATAGG CTTTACTTTGGGACGCGAAAACGAATTCCAGCTTAGGGGCGCCTAA